One genomic region from Jiangella sp. DSM 45060 encodes:
- a CDS encoding sugar isomerase domain-containing protein: MTTDAETIDQNAAARILLAAADRLIATQADAISAAARLIADGLRGGGLIQAFATGHSRSITAEIVGRAGGLVPANALSIKDLVMYGGADPREILDPTVERDPALAQRILDLAELHPSDVFVITSNSGGNGSVVELARLAKAGGHPVIAITSAEHSRQITSRHPSGQRLFELADVVIDNGSPRGDATLELPTGVRITPTSSLTGVLIAQLMVTEVCGLLLAAGADVPVLVSANVPEGDAHNEALFARYGSRLRPSEP, encoded by the coding sequence ATGACCACCGACGCCGAGACGATCGACCAGAACGCCGCCGCGCGGATCCTGCTGGCCGCGGCCGACCGGCTGATCGCCACCCAGGCCGACGCGATCTCCGCGGCCGCCCGGCTGATCGCCGACGGACTGCGCGGCGGCGGGCTGATCCAGGCGTTCGCCACCGGACACTCCCGCTCGATCACGGCCGAGATCGTCGGCCGGGCCGGCGGGCTGGTCCCGGCCAACGCGCTGTCGATCAAGGACCTCGTCATGTACGGCGGAGCCGACCCGCGCGAGATCCTCGACCCCACCGTCGAGCGGGACCCGGCGCTCGCACAGCGCATCCTCGACCTCGCCGAGCTGCACCCGAGCGACGTCTTCGTCATCACGTCGAACTCCGGCGGCAACGGCTCGGTCGTCGAGCTGGCCCGGCTGGCCAAGGCCGGCGGGCACCCCGTCATCGCGATCACGTCGGCTGAGCACAGCAGGCAGATCACCTCGCGGCACCCGTCCGGCCAGAGGCTGTTCGAGCTGGCCGACGTGGTCATCGACAACGGCTCGCCGCGTGGCGACGCCACCCTGGAGCTGCCCACGGGCGTCCGCATCACGCCGACGTCCTCGCTGACCGGCGTGCTGATCGCGCAGCTGATGGTGACGGAGGTGTGCGGGCTGCTGCTCGCGGCCGGCGCGGATGTGCCGGTGCTGGTCTCGGCGAACGTGCCGGAGGGCGACGCGCACAACGAGGCGTTGTTCGCCCGCTACGGCTCGCGGCTGCGCCCGTCCGAGCCGTGA
- a CDS encoding extracellular solute-binding protein, with protein MSVRARARVVLIPAAAVLAVAAACGSDGGSTGGDTIELTYWTHTHPPMTELNEQLIAEYEEANPNVDITYETIPNNDFGTKMLTSLSNGSGPDIINMDDSALRGEYIPKELLAPIDPAAFGVESAEELEALYVDGTLDGAKGDDGTLYGVPSEFNATAFAINTQHFADAGLDPASPPQTWDDVSEYGQQLVAAGDEGFNFVYLHSGWYTQQLQTLLNETGGSILNEDGTGSALTEPESVEALQIWHDLIREDQVGNADTASREATSPFEDFASGRRSMTMIYPWAVEQIAQDNPDTFENLAVVPLPQVDPANPSGRWYGYYFAVNKASEQQEEAWKFIEYMTSQHERWLTDVNFVQPLQGWEQSEAAANIPFLDVWSQAYQQGKFDEVGPHWSEVQDAIKAAVERSVFDGQPPAESLEEASESVDQSVSS; from the coding sequence ATGAGCGTACGAGCGCGCGCCCGCGTGGTGCTGATCCCGGCCGCGGCCGTACTGGCGGTCGCCGCCGCCTGCGGTTCCGACGGCGGGTCGACCGGCGGCGACACCATCGAGCTGACCTACTGGACGCACACCCATCCGCCGATGACGGAGCTCAACGAGCAGCTCATCGCCGAGTACGAGGAGGCGAACCCGAACGTCGACATCACCTACGAGACCATCCCGAACAACGACTTCGGCACCAAGATGCTGACGTCGCTGAGCAACGGTTCCGGTCCGGACATCATCAACATGGACGACAGCGCGCTGCGCGGCGAGTACATCCCGAAGGAGTTGCTGGCGCCGATCGACCCGGCCGCGTTCGGGGTCGAGTCCGCCGAGGAGCTGGAGGCGCTCTACGTCGACGGCACGCTCGACGGCGCGAAGGGCGACGACGGCACCCTCTACGGCGTCCCCAGCGAGTTCAATGCCACCGCGTTCGCCATCAACACCCAGCACTTCGCCGACGCCGGCCTCGACCCGGCGAGCCCGCCGCAGACCTGGGACGACGTGTCCGAGTACGGCCAGCAGCTGGTCGCGGCCGGAGACGAGGGCTTCAACTTCGTCTACCTGCACTCCGGCTGGTACACCCAGCAGCTGCAGACGTTGCTGAACGAGACCGGCGGCTCGATCCTCAACGAGGACGGCACCGGCTCGGCGCTCACCGAGCCCGAGTCCGTCGAGGCGCTGCAGATCTGGCACGACCTCATCCGCGAGGACCAGGTCGGCAACGCCGACACCGCCTCGCGCGAGGCGACGTCGCCGTTCGAGGACTTCGCCTCCGGCCGCCGGTCGATGACGATGATCTACCCGTGGGCGGTCGAGCAGATCGCGCAGGACAACCCCGACACGTTCGAGAACCTGGCGGTCGTCCCGCTCCCGCAGGTGGACCCGGCGAACCCGTCCGGACGCTGGTACGGCTACTACTTCGCGGTGAACAAGGCCTCCGAGCAGCAGGAGGAGGCGTGGAAGTTCATCGAGTACATGACGTCGCAGCACGAGCGCTGGCTCACCGACGTCAACTTCGTCCAGCCCCTGCAGGGCTGGGAGCAGTCCGAGGCCGCCGCGAACATCCCGTTCCTGGACGTGTGGTCTCAGGCCTACCAGCAGGGCAAGTTCGACGAGGTCGGGCCGCACTGGAGCGAGGTGCAGGACGCGATCAAGGCGGCCGTCGAGCGGTCGGTCTTCGACGGCCAGCCACCGGCGGAGAGCCTCGAGGAGGCCTCCGAGTCGGTCGACCAGAGCGTCTCGAGCTAG
- a CDS encoding carbohydrate ABC transporter permease: MALTRTAPDRARVARARPPGTGRAGWRRRRDAVGLVFALPALALFAAFAIYPMLRVFQLSLYDYNLTSAPVWVGLDNFRFLFGDERFLASLGASLFYVVVTYGPAVLLALVLALGLNTRMRGSALVRLLYFAPVATSWVAVSVIWRLVLQPEGLLNQTLNTDIPWLTSSTWAKWAIAIAAIWKEVGFFLIIFLAGLQNIPKDLQEAAALDGAGSLRRLRYVTLPLLKPITVVVLVMAVIRGFQSFSPQVVLTGGSFGTEVINLFVYKTAFASARMGRASAVAVLMFVLLLMVTFVQLRALRRSA, from the coding sequence ATGGCCCTGACCCGAACCGCACCGGACCGGGCCCGCGTCGCGCGGGCCCGGCCTCCGGGCACCGGCCGGGCCGGCTGGCGACGCCGCCGCGACGCCGTCGGGCTGGTGTTCGCGCTGCCGGCGCTGGCACTGTTCGCGGCGTTCGCGATCTACCCGATGCTGCGGGTGTTTCAGCTCAGCCTCTACGACTACAACCTGACCAGCGCGCCGGTCTGGGTGGGGCTGGACAACTTCCGCTTCCTGTTCGGCGACGAGCGCTTCCTCGCCTCGCTGGGCGCGTCGCTGTTCTACGTCGTCGTCACGTACGGTCCGGCGGTGCTGCTGGCGCTGGTGCTGGCGCTCGGCCTGAACACCCGCATGCGCGGCAGCGCGCTCGTCCGGCTACTGTACTTCGCGCCGGTCGCGACGTCCTGGGTCGCGGTGTCGGTGATCTGGCGCCTCGTCCTGCAGCCGGAGGGCCTGCTCAACCAGACGCTGAACACCGACATCCCGTGGCTGACGTCTTCGACGTGGGCCAAATGGGCGATCGCGATCGCGGCGATCTGGAAGGAGGTCGGCTTCTTCCTCATCATCTTCCTGGCCGGGCTGCAGAACATCCCGAAGGACCTGCAGGAGGCGGCCGCCCTGGACGGCGCCGGGTCGCTGCGCCGGCTGCGCTACGTCACGCTGCCGCTGCTCAAGCCGATCACCGTCGTCGTCCTGGTGATGGCCGTGATCCGCGGCTTCCAGTCATTCAGCCCGCAGGTCGTGCTCACCGGCGGCAGCTTCGGCACCGAGGTGATCAACCTGTTCGTGTACAAGACGGCCTTCGCCAGCGCCCGCATGGGCCGCGCCTCCGCCGTCGCCGTCCTCATGTTCGTCCTGCTGCTCATGGTGACGTTCGTGCAACTCCGCGCGCTACGGAGGTCGGCATGA
- a CDS encoding GntR family transcriptional regulator has translation MANDGFGSATGKVAQVRGRLLELIDHGDEGVALPSERRLAHDWGVARMTLRRALDDLATAGLVVREHGRGNFVARPKLTRRLAMTSFSQEMRNRGLVPGSVTLEFRRLPAGPRQARTLRIPVNTTIVRFTRLRTADGDPIGVETTWVADDIVPDLTPADLNGSWYDLLADRYGIPILTGRTIIEPTLLDERIAAVLHTEPGRPAFQLDVVTFGPNGRVVECGTDLFRGDRFQLTAELRPVPAPALRRHARRSA, from the coding sequence ATGGCGAACGACGGCTTCGGGTCCGCGACCGGCAAGGTCGCGCAGGTACGCGGTCGCCTGCTGGAGCTCATCGACCACGGCGACGAGGGTGTCGCACTCCCGTCGGAGCGCCGGCTGGCGCACGACTGGGGCGTGGCCCGCATGACACTGCGGCGGGCCCTCGACGACCTGGCGACGGCCGGGCTCGTCGTACGCGAGCACGGCAGGGGCAACTTCGTCGCGCGACCGAAGTTGACCCGCCGCCTCGCGATGACCTCGTTCTCCCAGGAGATGCGCAACCGCGGACTCGTGCCTGGCAGCGTGACGCTGGAGTTCCGGCGGCTGCCGGCCGGTCCGCGCCAGGCCCGGACGCTGCGCATCCCCGTCAACACGACGATCGTCCGGTTCACCCGGCTCCGCACCGCCGACGGCGACCCCATCGGCGTGGAGACCACGTGGGTGGCCGACGACATCGTGCCGGACCTGACGCCGGCGGACCTGAACGGGTCCTGGTACGACCTGCTCGCGGACCGCTACGGCATCCCGATCCTGACCGGCCGCACCATCATCGAGCCGACCCTGCTCGACGAGCGGATCGCCGCCGTGCTGCACACGGAGCCGGGACGGCCGGCGTTCCAGCTCGACGTCGTCACGTTCGGCCCGAACGGGCGGGTCGTCGAGTGCGGCACCGACCTGTTCCGCGGCGACCGCTTCCAGTTGACCGCCGAGCTCCGGCCAGTGCCCGCCCCGGCGCTGCGCAGGCATGCCCGGCGTTCCGCCTGA
- the bla gene encoding class A beta-lactamase: protein MRLTALPVLAAVAALLAGCGADDAPPASAPAASSPAAPSTTNPPTTDPAVAAALTALEDDYAARLGVYAIDTGTGQVVEHRPDERFAFASTHKMLSAAAVLQVTEPADLDELIEVDPAEVVGWSPVTEPAAGVGLTLLEIIEAAITLSDNTAANLLFEQVGGPDGLEAAVRGFGDETTSFDRIEPGLSDWAPGEERDTTTPRAMAGNLRDLLLGDLLTDEDRTLLHDTMRANTTGDELIRAGVPDGWVVADKTGSATHGGRNDVAVIEPPGAAPIVLAVYSNRLDPEAESDPALIAAATEIVVDAFSD from the coding sequence ATGCGACTCACCGCCCTGCCGGTCCTCGCGGCCGTCGCCGCCCTCCTCGCCGGGTGCGGCGCGGACGACGCCCCGCCGGCCTCGGCCCCGGCCGCGTCCAGCCCGGCCGCACCGAGCACCACGAACCCGCCGACGACGGATCCGGCGGTCGCCGCCGCCCTGACCGCGCTGGAGGACGACTACGCGGCCCGGCTCGGCGTCTACGCGATCGACACCGGGACCGGCCAGGTGGTCGAGCACCGTCCCGACGAGCGGTTCGCGTTCGCGTCGACGCACAAGATGCTGTCCGCCGCCGCGGTGCTGCAGGTCACCGAGCCCGCGGACCTCGACGAGCTGATCGAGGTCGACCCCGCCGAGGTGGTCGGCTGGTCGCCGGTCACCGAGCCGGCCGCCGGCGTCGGGCTGACCCTGCTGGAGATCATCGAGGCCGCGATCACGCTCAGCGACAACACCGCGGCGAACCTGCTGTTCGAGCAGGTCGGCGGCCCGGACGGGCTGGAGGCCGCGGTGCGCGGATTCGGCGACGAGACCACGTCGTTCGACCGCATCGAGCCGGGCCTCAGCGACTGGGCGCCCGGCGAGGAGCGCGACACCACGACGCCGCGGGCGATGGCCGGCAACCTCCGGGACCTGCTGCTCGGCGACCTGCTGACCGACGAGGACCGGACGCTGCTGCACGACACCATGCGGGCCAACACCACCGGTGACGAGCTGATCAGGGCCGGTGTGCCGGACGGCTGGGTCGTCGCGGACAAGACCGGCTCCGCGACGCATGGCGGGCGCAACGATGTCGCCGTCATCGAGCCGCCGGGCGCCGCGCCGATCGTGCTCGCCGTCTACTCCAACCGGCTCGATCCGGAGGCGGAGTCCGACCCCGCGCTGATCGCCGCCGCGACGGAGATCGTCGTCGACGCGTTCAGCGACTGA
- a CDS encoding serine hydrolase — translation MTSLHEWRDHLVDAGLAGSFLVRDLDDGTELALDADVELPIASLVKLPLALATLERVRRGELDGAAPVEVAPGRVDTPGPTGITRFQHPARVAVADLVYLSTSLSDSAATDALFDLTPPARVAAVLRDLGIDGFSLRHRMDVLMATPAEALDGGLRHDLAIGTTGRGGGSPIAELDVARANTATARSLAALLAALWTGDAIDPGVAARLRQLLAANVHRNRLAPEFVSDASTWSSKTGTLLNLRHEAGVVEHADGGRFAVVALTRSRVAAAAQPAAEIAMGRVARGLHDELRSR, via the coding sequence GTGACGTCCCTGCACGAGTGGCGCGACCACCTCGTCGACGCCGGGCTGGCCGGCTCGTTCCTCGTCCGCGACCTCGACGACGGCACCGAGCTGGCCCTCGACGCCGACGTCGAGCTGCCGATCGCGTCGCTGGTCAAGCTGCCGCTGGCGCTCGCGACGCTGGAGCGCGTCAGGCGCGGCGAGCTGGACGGCGCGGCGCCGGTCGAGGTCGCGCCCGGCCGCGTCGACACCCCCGGCCCGACCGGCATCACCCGGTTCCAGCACCCGGCCCGCGTCGCCGTCGCCGACCTCGTCTACCTGAGCACGTCGCTGAGCGACAGCGCCGCCACCGACGCGCTGTTCGACCTCACGCCGCCGGCGCGGGTGGCCGCGGTCCTGCGCGACCTCGGCATCGACGGGTTCTCGCTGCGGCACCGCATGGACGTGCTCATGGCGACGCCGGCCGAGGCGCTCGACGGCGGGTTGCGGCACGACCTCGCCATCGGCACGACGGGGCGTGGCGGCGGCAGCCCGATCGCCGAGCTGGACGTCGCGCGGGCCAACACCGCGACCGCGCGGTCGCTGGCCGCGCTGCTCGCCGCGTTGTGGACCGGCGACGCGATCGACCCCGGCGTGGCGGCGCGGCTCCGGCAGCTGCTGGCGGCGAACGTGCACCGCAACCGGCTCGCGCCGGAGTTCGTCAGCGACGCCTCGACGTGGTCGTCCAAGACCGGGACGCTGCTCAACCTGCGGCACGAGGCCGGCGTCGTCGAGCACGCCGACGGCGGGCGGTTCGCCGTCGTCGCGCTGACAAGGTCGAGGGTCGCGGCGGCGGCCCAGCCGGCCGCGGAGATCGCGATGGGCCGCGTCGCCCGCGGCCTGCACGACGAGCTCAGGTCCAGGTGA
- a CDS encoding N-acetylmannosamine-6-phosphate 2-epimerase, with the protein MSDTVFPFRSIVVSCQAGPDNPLHGPEPMALMARAAEAGGAAGIRANGPADVAAISAVVSVPVLGINKTGDRDGVYITPTFESAATVVRAGATVVALDGTDRPRPGGDLAELIAAIHDRLGVPVMADVDTLAAGRYARAAGADLVGSTLSGYTGGERVDGPDLALVRTLVDELDCPIVAEGRYWTRDDVLAAFDAGAHTVVVGTAVTNPMAITRRLVEAVR; encoded by the coding sequence ATGTCTGACACCGTGTTCCCGTTCCGCTCGATCGTGGTCTCGTGCCAGGCCGGCCCGGACAACCCGCTGCACGGACCGGAGCCGATGGCGCTCATGGCGCGGGCCGCCGAGGCCGGCGGCGCGGCCGGCATCCGGGCGAACGGCCCGGCCGACGTCGCCGCGATCAGCGCTGTCGTCTCGGTGCCGGTGCTCGGCATCAACAAGACCGGCGACCGCGACGGCGTCTACATCACGCCGACGTTCGAGTCGGCGGCCACGGTGGTGCGGGCCGGCGCGACGGTGGTGGCGCTGGACGGGACCGATCGGCCCCGGCCCGGTGGCGACCTCGCCGAGCTGATCGCCGCCATCCACGACCGGCTGGGCGTGCCCGTCATGGCCGACGTCGACACGCTCGCCGCGGGCCGGTACGCGCGGGCAGCGGGCGCCGACCTCGTCGGCTCGACGCTGTCCGGGTACACCGGCGGCGAGCGTGTCGACGGCCCGGACCTCGCGCTGGTCCGGACGCTGGTGGACGAGCTGGACTGCCCGATCGTCGCGGAGGGCCGGTACTGGACCCGCGACGACGTGCTGGCCGCCTTCGACGCCGGCGCGCACACCGTCGTCGTCGGGACCGCCGTCACGAACCCGATGGCGATCACCCGGCGGCTGGTCGAGGCGGTGCGGTGA
- a CDS encoding LysR family transcriptional regulator produces the protein MDLVAACAAFVAVSERGSFTQGAAAIGIPQPVASRRVAALEQHLGGVVFDRTTRRAALTDFGRTMLPAARRVLDAADDLRAGAARAGSAPVGLALPVDLPLAALVDLVADARDAGVALVVEHAEPERRRELVRDRAVRAAVLPVPEPEARWTVPLGLATLRPSGARRVFLASLRPARDAGVPDRRIWLRPEDDVPHVGDALARLAVAAGLRPSQLRVSSLAGAVAEVIRTDDALLCTPREAAGCGLTWRPIGDASLVRGYAVTAASVLDADHLTTTLGPLLARCLEAS, from the coding sequence ATGGACCTCGTCGCCGCCTGCGCCGCGTTCGTCGCGGTGAGCGAGCGCGGCAGCTTCACCCAGGGTGCGGCCGCCATCGGCATCCCGCAGCCGGTCGCCAGCCGCCGGGTCGCCGCGCTCGAACAGCACCTCGGCGGCGTCGTCTTCGACCGCACGACCCGCCGCGCCGCGCTCACCGACTTCGGCCGCACCATGCTGCCCGCCGCGCGCCGCGTCCTCGACGCCGCCGACGACCTGCGCGCGGGCGCCGCCCGGGCCGGCTCCGCGCCGGTCGGCCTCGCGCTGCCCGTCGACCTCCCGCTCGCCGCGCTGGTCGACCTCGTCGCCGACGCCCGCGACGCCGGGGTCGCGCTGGTCGTCGAGCACGCCGAGCCGGAGCGTCGGCGCGAGCTGGTCCGCGACCGCGCCGTCCGCGCCGCCGTCCTGCCGGTGCCCGAGCCCGAGGCGCGGTGGACGGTGCCGCTCGGCCTCGCGACGCTGCGGCCGTCCGGCGCCCGGCGGGTGTTCCTCGCCTCGCTGCGGCCGGCCCGCGACGCCGGTGTGCCCGACCGCCGCATCTGGCTGCGGCCCGAGGACGACGTGCCGCACGTCGGCGACGCGCTGGCCCGGCTCGCCGTCGCCGCTGGGCTGCGCCCGTCCCAGCTGCGGGTGTCGTCGTTGGCCGGTGCGGTGGCCGAGGTCATCCGCACCGACGACGCCCTGCTGTGCACGCCGCGCGAGGCGGCCGGTTGCGGGCTGACGTGGCGGCCGATCGGCGACGCCTCGCTGGTCCGTGGGTACGCCGTCACCGCCGCCTCGGTGCTCGACGCCGACCACCTCACGACGACGCTCGGGCCACTGCTGGCCCGCTGTCTGGAGGCGTCGTGA
- a CDS encoding aldo/keto reductase has protein sequence MTTQGTRPAARGIGLGLAALGRPGYLTLGHGDDFRDGVTVDDLRARTHAVLDAAWAAGVRYVDAARSYGLAERFLGEWLAAHPGRRAELTVGSKWGYTYTAGWRVDADVHEVKDHSLETFERQWQETLAALGGPPDVYLVHSLTSDSPALGDDRLLAALARLARDGVATGFSASGPDQGAVIERALALTADGRAPFRAVQATWNLLEPSAGPALTRAHDAGWYVVVKEAVANGRLTDRGDVTGVRAAAHAAGTSPDALALAAVLAQPFTDVALSGATSVDQLRSNLAGGAADDLPDVAEDPEAYWAGRSALTWT, from the coding sequence GTGACGACGCAGGGGACGCGGCCGGCGGCGCGCGGCATCGGGCTCGGGCTGGCGGCGCTGGGGCGGCCCGGCTACCTCACGCTCGGCCACGGCGACGACTTCCGCGACGGCGTGACGGTCGACGACCTGCGGGCGCGCACGCACGCGGTGCTCGACGCGGCGTGGGCCGCCGGCGTGCGCTACGTCGACGCGGCGCGGTCGTACGGCCTGGCGGAGCGGTTCCTCGGCGAGTGGCTGGCCGCGCATCCGGGCCGCCGCGCCGAGTTGACCGTCGGCTCGAAGTGGGGCTACACGTACACCGCCGGGTGGCGCGTCGACGCCGACGTGCACGAGGTCAAGGACCACTCGCTCGAGACGTTCGAGCGGCAGTGGCAGGAGACGCTGGCCGCGCTCGGCGGGCCGCCGGACGTCTACCTCGTGCACAGCCTGACCTCGGACAGCCCGGCCCTGGGCGACGACCGGCTGCTGGCCGCGCTGGCGCGGCTCGCGCGCGACGGCGTCGCGACCGGGTTCTCGGCCAGCGGCCCGGACCAGGGGGCCGTCATCGAGCGGGCGCTGGCCCTGACGGCCGACGGCCGGGCGCCGTTCCGCGCGGTCCAGGCCACCTGGAACCTGCTGGAGCCATCGGCCGGGCCGGCGCTGACCCGGGCCCACGACGCCGGCTGGTACGTCGTCGTCAAGGAGGCCGTGGCGAATGGGCGGCTCACCGATCGCGGCGACGTCACGGGGGTCCGTGCCGCGGCGCACGCGGCCGGGACGAGCCCCGACGCGCTGGCGCTGGCCGCCGTGCTCGCGCAGCCGTTCACCGACGTCGCGCTGAGCGGCGCGACCTCCGTCGACCAGCTGCGCAGCAACCTCGCCGGCGGCGCGGCGGACGACCTACCGGACGTCGCCGAGGACCCGGAGGCCTACTGGGCCGGCCGCTCCGCGCTCACCTGGACCTGA
- a CDS encoding NIPSNAP family protein, with protein sequence MTTDLCCPIVELRQYTVHADRRDDLVALFDREFVESQEVLGARLIGQFRDLDAPGRFVWLRGFADMATRHEALTAFYHGPVWARHGAAANVTMIDSDDVHLLHPVDAGSGFPLPGVGGAVDRPPAAATSALVAVEVYPVAGDLREFAEFFTTEAEPALGAAPVARLETDSSPNTFPALPVHDDANVFVWVARFPDADAHAAHRAGWTERPGLRAELRRRLSGPPAVLRLAPTERSLLR encoded by the coding sequence ATGACGACCGACCTGTGCTGCCCCATCGTCGAGCTGCGGCAGTACACCGTGCACGCCGACCGCCGCGACGACCTCGTCGCGCTGTTCGATCGCGAGTTCGTCGAGTCGCAGGAGGTGCTCGGCGCCCGGCTGATCGGCCAGTTCCGCGACCTCGACGCACCTGGCCGGTTCGTCTGGCTGCGCGGTTTCGCCGACATGGCCACCCGGCACGAGGCGCTCACGGCGTTCTACCACGGCCCGGTGTGGGCCCGGCACGGCGCGGCCGCCAACGTCACCATGATCGACTCCGACGACGTCCACCTGCTGCATCCCGTGGACGCCGGGTCGGGCTTCCCGCTCCCCGGCGTCGGCGGCGCCGTCGACCGGCCGCCCGCCGCCGCGACGTCCGCGCTCGTGGCCGTCGAGGTCTACCCCGTCGCCGGCGACCTCCGCGAGTTCGCCGAGTTCTTCACCACCGAGGCCGAGCCCGCCCTGGGCGCCGCACCGGTGGCTCGCCTCGAGACCGACTCGTCGCCCAACACCTTCCCGGCGCTGCCCGTGCACGACGACGCCAACGTGTTCGTGTGGGTGGCGCGCTTCCCCGACGCCGACGCGCATGCGGCGCACCGGGCCGGGTGGACCGAGCGGCCCGGCCTGCGCGCCGAGCTCCGCCGACGGCTGTCCGGGCCGCCCGCCGTGCTGCGGCTGGCGCCCACGGAGCGGTCGCTGCTGCGCTGA
- a CDS encoding carbohydrate ABC transporter permease, whose translation MSAGVVARPAAPSRRRRPVGRVVVFVLLLAGGLVFASVFVYAALSAVKPADEVLASPMRWLPTQWLWGNFTLPFEQAPFPRYYLNSTVVGVSVTLLNVVTCTLAGYSFSKFAYRGRNLLFFVVLATLMVPLEVIYVPLYALVFDLGWVNSFAGLIIPSATSAFGIFLMRQSIDGLPDELLEAARIDGAGELRILWNVVAPMMASPMAALALFIFMTNWDSHLWPLLVGNDEEHRTLPVGLAAMQANNLGSGGIPMMMAAALLALLPTLLLFLVLQRKFVEGITMTAGIK comes from the coding sequence ATGAGCGCCGGGGTGGTCGCGCGTCCGGCGGCGCCGTCGCGCAGGCGCCGGCCGGTCGGCCGAGTCGTCGTCTTCGTGCTGCTGCTGGCCGGCGGTCTGGTGTTCGCGTCGGTGTTCGTCTATGCGGCGCTGTCGGCGGTGAAGCCGGCCGACGAGGTGCTGGCCAGCCCGATGCGGTGGCTGCCGACGCAGTGGCTGTGGGGCAACTTCACGCTGCCGTTCGAGCAGGCGCCGTTCCCGCGGTACTACCTCAACAGCACCGTCGTGGGCGTCTCGGTGACGCTGCTCAACGTCGTCACCTGCACGCTGGCCGGGTACAGCTTCTCCAAGTTCGCCTACCGCGGCCGGAACCTGCTGTTCTTCGTCGTGCTGGCGACGCTGATGGTGCCGCTCGAGGTCATCTACGTGCCGCTGTACGCGCTGGTCTTCGACCTCGGCTGGGTCAACAGCTTCGCCGGCCTGATCATCCCGTCGGCCACCAGCGCGTTCGGGATCTTCCTGATGCGGCAGAGCATCGACGGGTTGCCGGACGAGCTGCTGGAGGCCGCGCGCATCGACGGCGCCGGCGAGCTGCGGATCCTGTGGAACGTCGTCGCGCCGATGATGGCCTCGCCGATGGCCGCGCTGGCGCTGTTCATCTTCATGACCAACTGGGACAGCCATCTGTGGCCGCTGCTGGTCGGCAACGACGAGGAGCACCGGACGCTGCCGGTCGGGCTGGCCGCGATGCAGGCCAACAACCTCGGCTCCGGCGGCATCCCGATGATGATGGCCGCGGCGCTGCTGGCGCTGCTGCCGACGTTGCTGCTGTTCCTCGTCCTCCAACGCAAGTTCGTCGAAGGGATCACGATGACGGCGGGGATCAAGTGA
- a CDS encoding N-acetylglucosamine kinase — MSLELAVDGGQTNLRMALVRDGVVVEITHAGGFAYSAETDLLDSVANAVTEAYEGLGSPPGVRRVCLGLTAAPLQPDRRRRLAARIHDRLGDPEVWLGPDMVTAHAGALGGAPGVVTTAGTGVVCLGIAADGGAHQGDGHGYLLGDSGSGFSIGRAALRAVLSARDGRGPATALTEAAQDALGDLAGLSQRIYTSPAPVRMVARCTPWVAAVARAGDPVAQGIWADAVDGLVATTAAVLARSFPTTARVPVSYAGGLFAMDDLVRQPFTDAIRARCPGVDVREPLGNPLDGAVRLLAGLGPYEPLMLTAGSEAHV, encoded by the coding sequence GTGAGCCTGGAGCTGGCCGTCGACGGCGGGCAGACGAATCTGCGGATGGCGTTGGTGCGCGACGGTGTCGTCGTCGAGATCACGCACGCCGGCGGGTTCGCCTACAGCGCCGAGACGGACCTGCTGGACAGCGTCGCCAACGCGGTGACCGAGGCGTACGAGGGGCTCGGGTCGCCGCCCGGGGTGCGGCGGGTCTGCCTCGGCCTGACGGCGGCGCCGCTGCAGCCGGACCGGCGCCGCCGGCTGGCCGCGCGCATCCACGATCGCCTCGGCGACCCGGAGGTGTGGCTCGGCCCGGACATGGTGACGGCGCACGCCGGGGCGCTCGGGGGCGCCCCCGGTGTGGTCACGACGGCCGGCACCGGCGTCGTCTGCCTGGGCATCGCCGCCGACGGCGGGGCGCACCAGGGCGACGGCCACGGCTACCTGCTCGGCGACTCCGGCAGCGGTTTCTCCATCGGGCGGGCGGCGCTGCGGGCGGTGCTGTCCGCCCGGGACGGCCGCGGCCCGGCGACCGCGCTGACGGAGGCCGCGCAGGACGCGCTGGGCGACCTCGCCGGGCTGTCGCAGCGCATCTACACGTCGCCGGCGCCGGTGCGGATGGTCGCCCGGTGCACGCCGTGGGTGGCCGCGGTGGCCCGGGCCGGCGACCCGGTGGCCCAGGGCATCTGGGCCGACGCCGTCGACGGCCTGGTCGCGACGACGGCGGCCGTGCTGGCCCGCTCGTTCCCCACCACGGCCCGGGTGCCGGTGTCCTACGCCGGTGGCCTGTTCGCGATGGACGATCTCGTGCGACAGCCGTTCACCGACGCCATCCGGGCCCGCTGCCCGGGCGTCGACGTGCGCGAGCCGCTGGGCAACCCGCTCGACGGCGCCGTCCGGCTGCTGGCCGGGCTCGGCCCCTACGAGCCGCTGATGCTGACCGCTGGGAGTGAAGCCCATGTCTGA